One stretch of Aigarchaeota archaeon DNA includes these proteins:
- a CDS encoding ABC transporter permease subunit, with protein MGWGDRLAKVYIALIILFIYLPVFFMMALSFKSGTKVSFPIEGFTLDWYIKPPTGYEYSAYISIMHDKNFFTALNNSLFVSIITALLTCLLVTTTALALRKRIVGRDMLFYLFILGFIVPGVALGLGVTFMFRLFGVESSLLVVATVLTVYTVPFGLILMMSRFDPELATYEYAASVLRASPINVFRRITLPLIIFEVISAAIMGFLLSWGEVIRTQFVMKGTGTLATYIKNELSINPITPKWFAAGTIIAIVAFIGLAIFAYIMSRRVR; from the coding sequence ATGGGATGGGGAGATAGGTTAGCAAAAGTTTACATCGCCTTGATCATACTCTTCATCTATCTTCCGGTATTCTTCATGATGGCTTTATCTTTCAAGAGCGGCACTAAGGTGAGCTTTCCCATAGAAGGCTTTACGCTAGATTGGTACATAAAGCCGCCGACTGGTTATGAGTATTCCGCGTATATCTCGATAATGCACGACAAGAACTTCTTTACGGCCCTAAACAACTCGCTATTCGTATCCATCATCACTGCGTTGCTGACATGCCTCCTAGTCACTACGACCGCGTTGGCTCTTAGAAAGAGGATCGTGGGCAGGGACATGCTGTTCTACTTGTTCATCTTGGGCTTCATAGTTCCCGGTGTCGCGCTTGGTCTAGGTGTGACCTTCATGTTCAGGCTGTTTGGTGTTGAATCCTCCCTTCTGGTGGTTGCGACTGTTCTTACAGTTTACACGGTACCATTCGGCCTCATACTGATGATGTCGAGGTTCGACCCCGAGCTGGCAACGTACGAGTACGCAGCCAGCGTACTGAGAGCAAGTCCGATCAACGTATTCAGGCGCATAACGTTGCCGTTGATAATATTCGAGGTTATATCAGCAGCGATAATGGGCTTCCTGCTCTCATGGGGCGAAGTTATTAGGACACAGTTCGTTATGAAAGGCACAGGTACTTTAGCAACGTACATCAAAAACGAGCTTTCGATAAACCCGATAACCCCGAAGTGGTTCGCAGCCGGCACGATCATCGCGATAGTGGCATTCATAGGCCTGGCAATATTCGCCTACATAATGTCCAGGAGAGTCCGTTAA
- a CDS encoding extracellular solute-binding protein: MSEKVSRRKFLAAVGGVAAAAVVGGVAWYLYTSAPPTPTVTRPTKIRYSTHPFYFPPDAEKEYEKLMNIDVEATYLDFFVMTQKQLADPTAWDVAASGRYRPIIAEGLARSIPVEKVPRWRADKVLDVFYNVGKYFKPAQAERFNYLLWDEPGKSLVAVPVMWNFDSVTYLPEFVPYEERGGTKRTLAYSELWNPEWRGRTGMQDEGFTVFSETANYLEATEQMTFSGAITNLTEKEVDAVFNYLLPYVKQGFIKTFWFSYGDIVTLFSTREVWLASTWQPVCFDTRKAGTPAYYAALQHGPFFWYNSGYVSSFASPAVAEEGIKLLNWHLELYTQMLYTRQGYPTPAWAWEDYKKAMGDEFYGWFYEGKSTYLPIEEVMKVIWPDKPEFATLPERLQNALFLPDVYFKHFWTGEPPREGKPHPRGNVRDLGSVEDKQKMTRYFLSPDLPDNNEYYVKKFEELKAALPV; this comes from the coding sequence ATGTCGGAAAAGGTGTCTAGAAGGAAATTCCTAGCTGCCGTCGGAGGAGTTGCTGCCGCTGCCGTTGTAGGTGGTGTCGCGTGGTACCTCTACACGAGCGCTCCACCAACACCTACCGTAACAAGGCCGACAAAGATCAGGTACTCAACCCATCCGTTCTACTTCCCGCCTGATGCCGAGAAAGAGTATGAGAAGTTGATGAATATCGACGTAGAAGCAACCTACCTGGACTTTTTCGTTATGACCCAGAAACAATTGGCCGACCCTACCGCGTGGGATGTGGCCGCCTCGGGAAGGTACAGACCAATCATAGCCGAGGGTCTGGCAAGGTCAATACCTGTCGAGAAAGTGCCTAGATGGAGAGCGGACAAGGTATTGGATGTATTCTACAACGTTGGGAAGTACTTCAAGCCAGCGCAGGCGGAGAGGTTTAACTATCTCCTCTGGGACGAGCCCGGAAAGTCCCTCGTAGCCGTTCCAGTTATGTGGAACTTCGACTCCGTAACGTATCTACCGGAATTCGTGCCCTATGAGGAACGCGGTGGTACTAAGCGAACGTTGGCTTACTCAGAACTTTGGAACCCAGAATGGAGAGGAAGGACCGGAATGCAGGACGAGGGCTTCACGGTATTTAGCGAGACCGCAAACTACTTAGAAGCGACCGAACAAATGACGTTTTCAGGTGCTATAACCAACCTAACCGAAAAAGAGGTCGATGCTGTTTTTAACTACTTACTGCCGTATGTTAAGCAGGGCTTCATCAAGACGTTCTGGTTCTCGTATGGAGATATAGTTACACTCTTCTCAACTAGGGAAGTATGGCTAGCCAGCACATGGCAGCCAGTGTGCTTCGACACAAGAAAGGCCGGGACACCAGCGTACTATGCGGCGCTACAGCACGGCCCCTTCTTCTGGTACAACTCCGGTTATGTCTCTTCTTTTGCCTCACCTGCGGTTGCAGAAGAGGGAATAAAGCTACTCAACTGGCACCTAGAGCTCTACACGCAGATGCTCTACACCAGGCAAGGTTATCCGACGCCCGCATGGGCTTGGGAAGATTACAAGAAAGCCATGGGAGACGAGTTTTATGGATGGTTCTATGAGGGTAAGAGCACTTACCTGCCGATAGAAGAAGTGATGAAAGTAATATGGCCGGATAAGCCAGAATTTGCGACGCTACCAGAAAGGTTACAGAATGCGCTCTTCTTACCAGACGTGTACTTCAAGCACTTCTGGACAGGCGAGCCGCCCAGAGAGGGCAAACCGCATCCTAGGGGCAACGTTAGGGACCTTGGTTCCGTCGAGGATAAGCAGAAGATGACGAGGTACTTCCTATCGCCAGACCTTCCTGACAACAACGAATACTACGTCAAAAAGTTCGAAGAATTAAAAGCAGCGCTTCCGGTATAA
- a CDS encoding TCP-1/cpn60 chaperonin family protein, with the protein MVTSAHRFRGRDFAPTISQRLFFEKFDRGHAKLAKFDQRMLPLSHESVPEPTIYVDGKPASVLSISSELKLGEDAQSEKFSAVHWMTEFVSGLYGPFRTSKLITDEGGLKYLASDIRTILKKVGLVHPIAQLMAGAGLAMSRTAGDGAVYTIILGGKILERCRELMLKGLSISTILDGLIDALNQSLRVAEQLSIDASSQREKMLMLVMKTSVMNRLPENIRQKFASIIQKVVEIVGIDELTSIDVDKVVDIKAVESGTLEDSFVLDGVVVFKEMAHPGMPKRIENTRIAVIKDELRVSEKIGRYLDYSLELGDVGLKRLLEDKNAYISDLIKKITDFNVGFVVVEKGVDPIAIEQLAKAGIAMIYGLPHPEVELIVRAVNALPAKATLLEGSDLGWAGIVEEVDLDGKRAIFVHKCKKPKSVTILLRGVTNLLQSDVERCLKHSLPVFSLVRECCKVVYGGGAFEVELALRLREYADGIPDKRQLVVKAVAEAFEDVVAILSTNLGQDPIEILSNLRAEHASGKVDACINAGGGVAGAKELGLYELSAVKQQAIKTAFELAYTILRIDGIITGRKLSESEYYYVKRTKGTSPERLRGLRKEYGLETLE; encoded by the coding sequence ATGGTTACATCCGCTCATAGGTTTAGGGGTAGGGATTTTGCACCAACAATTTCCCAAAGATTGTTCTTCGAGAAGTTCGATAGAGGTCATGCCAAGCTGGCTAAGTTTGACCAAAGAATGTTGCCTCTGTCGCACGAATCTGTACCAGAGCCCACAATATATGTCGACGGTAAGCCGGCGTCCGTGCTCAGCATAAGCTCTGAGCTGAAGCTCGGAGAGGATGCCCAATCCGAGAAATTTTCTGCAGTTCATTGGATGACTGAGTTCGTGTCAGGGCTTTATGGACCATTCAGAACGAGTAAGTTGATAACAGATGAAGGAGGTCTAAAGTACCTAGCAAGCGACATCCGGACCATTCTAAAGAAAGTGGGATTGGTGCACCCAATAGCCCAACTCATGGCAGGCGCCGGTTTAGCTATGTCCAGGACTGCTGGTGATGGTGCCGTGTACACGATCATATTGGGCGGAAAGATTTTGGAGAGGTGTAGAGAGCTTATGCTGAAAGGTCTTAGCATATCGACAATACTTGACGGGCTCATAGATGCGCTCAACCAAAGCCTACGCGTAGCGGAACAACTGTCTATTGATGCCTCATCTCAACGTGAAAAAATGCTAATGTTAGTTATGAAGACGAGCGTGATGAATAGATTACCTGAAAACATCCGGCAAAAGTTTGCAAGCATCATACAAAAGGTTGTGGAGATTGTCGGAATAGATGAGTTGACGTCTATCGATGTGGATAAAGTAGTCGATATCAAAGCCGTTGAAAGTGGAACACTTGAAGACTCTTTTGTTTTGGACGGCGTTGTTGTCTTCAAGGAGATGGCCCATCCAGGTATGCCGAAAAGGATAGAGAACACAAGGATCGCCGTAATTAAAGACGAGCTAAGGGTGAGTGAAAAAATTGGGCGTTATCTAGACTATTCTTTGGAGCTCGGTGATGTAGGATTAAAGAGGTTGCTAGAGGATAAAAACGCATACATCTCCGACCTGATTAAAAAAATTACGGACTTCAACGTTGGCTTTGTCGTCGTAGAAAAAGGGGTAGATCCTATAGCTATCGAACAGCTCGCAAAAGCAGGAATTGCTATGATATATGGACTTCCGCATCCAGAAGTTGAGTTAATAGTTAGAGCGGTTAACGCACTGCCGGCAAAGGCAACACTACTTGAAGGTTCAGACCTTGGGTGGGCAGGAATCGTAGAGGAGGTTGACTTGGACGGGAAGAGGGCGATCTTCGTCCATAAATGCAAGAAGCCAAAAAGCGTTACCATTCTGCTTAGAGGCGTGACAAATCTACTACAGAGCGATGTGGAGAGGTGCCTTAAGCATTCGCTTCCAGTTTTTTCTCTTGTCAGAGAATGCTGTAAGGTTGTCTACGGCGGCGGAGCCTTTGAGGTAGAGTTGGCACTACGTCTCAGGGAATATGCCGACGGCATACCAGACAAGAGGCAACTGGTCGTTAAAGCCGTAGCAGAGGCTTTTGAAGACGTGGTAGCAATCCTGTCTACGAATTTAGGTCAGGACCCCATAGAGATCTTAAGCAATTTGAGGGCAGAACATGCATCTGGAAAGGTTGACGCATGTATCAATGCTGGAGGTGGTGTTGCGGGTGCCAAAGAGTTAGGTTTGTACGAGTTGTCGGCCGTTAAGCAGCAGGCGATAAAAACCGCCTTCGAACTCGCATATACAATACTCAGAATAGACGGAATAATAACCGGCAGGAAGTTATCGGAGTCCGAATACTACTACGTGAAAAGGACTAAAGGAACGTCCCCAGAAAGGCTGAGAGGGCTTAGGAAGGAATACGGTCTTGAGACCTTAGAATAA
- a CDS encoding Glu/Leu/Phe/Val dehydrogenase has product MVTDRMSGQHFRKDVDVWSLADEWGPEKVIQVYDPHTKMQGVLVIDNTAMGPGKGGIRFQPTVTPQEVFLLARVMTWKCAMAGLPFGGAKGGIRGNPLEVDRVAWVRAFAKAIKPYVPLQYIAATDMGTTEMDMAVFAHEIGDMKACTGKPTELGGIPHELGTTGYGVAIATDLSLKILNKLNILNIEPKEARVAIQGFGNVGSFTAKFLDEMGYKVVAINDASACIYDPNGLDIPKIMEELKLLRTKVKTPMLKDLGTELKEHRDRIFEKEADIFIPAATSHTINEQTVYNLISSKVKMVVEAANIPTTKDAESILQKNGVWVMPDFLVNAGGVIGSYVEYIGGTEAQAFELIKYKITTNVKRVLIESAHSNRPPRVVAEEVAKRRVRKAMLLREGAIDVATEAYAREELEEYMWRAEDL; this is encoded by the coding sequence GTGGTGACAGATAGGATGTCGGGTCAACATTTTAGAAAAGATGTTGATGTGTGGAGTTTAGCCGACGAGTGGGGTCCAGAAAAGGTCATACAGGTTTACGACCCGCATACGAAGATGCAGGGTGTTTTGGTTATTGACAACACCGCGATGGGCCCAGGAAAAGGCGGAATAAGGTTCCAACCGACTGTAACGCCTCAAGAAGTTTTTCTACTTGCGAGAGTCATGACCTGGAAGTGTGCTATGGCCGGACTACCGTTTGGTGGCGCAAAAGGAGGTATTAGAGGTAACCCCTTAGAAGTTGATAGGGTAGCTTGGGTTAGGGCTTTCGCGAAGGCCATTAAACCATACGTACCGCTGCAATACATAGCGGCTACGGATATGGGGACAACGGAGATGGATATGGCTGTGTTTGCGCATGAGATAGGCGACATGAAGGCTTGTACGGGTAAGCCTACTGAGTTAGGAGGCATACCTCACGAGCTAGGCACTACGGGCTACGGTGTAGCAATCGCAACGGACTTGTCGCTTAAGATTCTTAACAAGTTAAACATACTGAATATAGAACCAAAGGAGGCTAGGGTTGCCATACAGGGGTTCGGTAACGTAGGCTCGTTTACAGCAAAGTTCCTCGACGAGATGGGATACAAAGTTGTTGCCATAAATGATGCATCAGCCTGCATATACGACCCAAACGGTTTGGACATACCGAAGATAATGGAAGAACTAAAACTGCTGAGAACAAAAGTGAAAACCCCTATGCTTAAAGATCTGGGCACTGAGCTAAAAGAACATAGGGATAGAATATTCGAGAAAGAGGCGGACATATTCATACCGGCAGCGACCTCGCATACGATAAATGAACAAACCGTATACAATCTCATCTCATCCAAAGTGAAGATGGTTGTCGAGGCTGCAAACATACCGACGACGAAGGATGCAGAAAGCATACTACAGAAAAACGGCGTATGGGTGATGCCGGACTTTCTTGTTAACGCAGGTGGCGTTATCGGCTCCTATGTTGAGTACATAGGTGGAACCGAGGCGCAGGCGTTTGAGTTGATTAAGTATAAAATAACTACTAACGTAAAGAGAGTTCTAATAGAGTCTGCGCACTCAAATCGTCCACCCAGGGTCGTTGCTGAAGAGGTAGCGAAAAGAAGGGTCAGAAAAGCGATGCTGTTGAGGGAGGGTGCGATAGACGTGGCCACGGAAGCATATGCCCGCGAAGAATTGGAGGAGTATATGTGGAGGGCTGAGGACCTGTAA
- a CDS encoding Glu/Leu/Phe/Val dehydrogenase, which produces MSFLSYVTAQFEEAAQTLGLSQDLCEVLRKPERSITVSIPCRMDNGELRVFTGYRVQHNSARGPYKGGIRYHPDVTLEEVSALAMLMTWKCAVVDVPFGGAKGGIKCDPKTMTQSELERLTRKYTMAIANNIGPYLDIPAPDVYTDAQTMAWMMDTYSKIKNEPTPAVVTGKPIILGGSEGRNEATGMGAAIITREVSKHLGKPLKGARVVVQGFGNAGYVSAKLLQDMGCRIIAVSDSKGGIYSHEQLNVEKVLEHKRRTGSVINYEKTENITNEELLELECDYMIPAAIENVITAKNADRIKASAIIEAANGPTTPDADKVLYERGILVVPDILASAGGVTVSYFEWVQNLTRTKWSAEEVRANLEKKMVKSFDEVIRSAKEYGVNARQGAMIVAVKRVAEAIKALGSWP; this is translated from the coding sequence ATGAGTTTCCTGTCGTATGTAACGGCCCAGTTCGAAGAGGCAGCGCAAACGCTAGGTCTAAGTCAGGATCTCTGTGAGGTTCTGAGGAAGCCTGAGCGTAGTATAACGGTGTCCATACCTTGTAGGATGGACAACGGTGAACTTAGGGTTTTCACCGGCTATAGAGTTCAGCACAATTCTGCAAGGGGACCGTACAAGGGCGGTATAAGGTACCATCCAGACGTAACTCTCGAAGAAGTATCAGCATTAGCTATGCTGATGACTTGGAAGTGTGCCGTGGTGGATGTGCCGTTTGGTGGCGCAAAAGGAGGGATAAAGTGTGACCCAAAAACTATGACTCAATCAGAACTCGAAAGGCTTACTAGAAAATATACTATGGCGATCGCAAACAACATAGGTCCCTACCTGGACATACCCGCTCCCGACGTTTACACGGATGCCCAGACGATGGCTTGGATGATGGACACGTATAGTAAGATAAAGAACGAGCCGACGCCCGCGGTCGTGACCGGTAAGCCCATTATCTTAGGCGGAAGCGAAGGTAGGAATGAGGCTACGGGCATGGGTGCGGCTATCATTACAAGGGAAGTCAGCAAGCACCTAGGAAAGCCGTTGAAGGGCGCTAGGGTAGTTGTGCAGGGATTCGGGAACGCAGGCTACGTATCGGCTAAGCTGCTTCAGGATATGGGTTGTAGGATTATAGCCGTAAGCGACTCAAAAGGCGGCATATACTCTCATGAACAACTCAATGTCGAAAAAGTGTTGGAGCATAAAAGAAGGACGGGCTCCGTCATAAACTACGAAAAGACTGAGAACATAACGAACGAAGAGCTCCTGGAGCTGGAATGTGACTATATGATCCCCGCTGCTATCGAGAACGTGATAACAGCAAAGAATGCGGACAGAATCAAGGCGTCAGCCATAATAGAAGCGGCTAACGGACCGACTACTCCAGACGCGGACAAAGTTTTGTACGAAAGGGGCATTCTCGTTGTACCAGACATCTTGGCTAGCGCAGGCGGCGTGACCGTCAGCTACTTTGAGTGGGTTCAAAACCTCACGCGAACTAAATGGTCAGCCGAAGAGGTTAGGGCTAACTTGGAGAAGAAGATGGTGAAGTCATTCGATGAAGTCATAAGGTCAGCTAAAGAGTATGGAGTGAATGCACGGCAAGGAGCGATGATTGTCGCGGTGAAAAGGGTCGCGGAGGCGATAAAGGCTTTAGGGAGCTGGCCTTAA
- a CDS encoding prepilin peptidase, which produces MLTLETIRIALILAMMCYASYSDLRFREVSDKLWLIFGIIGAIITTYDFVTAGLSDYTFLGLISIGVSAAVSFGLYYAKLYGGADAKALTVISVIMPIYWPVAAIHPFTAIYTFMNGLLISAALPIGFAVYNFIRVLKGDNIFEGLEHEPIWRKILACFLGTLFYDVKAKKFWMPMEIVSEGRRRFTFSIIVDVESQVDGDRAWLTPGIPLLVFITSGFVVSVFYGDLLGLMFRRLFSI; this is translated from the coding sequence ATGCTAACGTTAGAAACCATCAGGATAGCCCTGATATTGGCGATGATGTGCTATGCGTCCTATAGCGATCTGAGGTTCAGGGAGGTTAGCGACAAGCTATGGTTAATATTTGGCATCATCGGTGCGATTATAACGACGTACGACTTCGTTACGGCAGGCCTATCCGACTATACTTTTTTGGGACTGATCTCGATAGGCGTTAGTGCAGCAGTATCCTTCGGTCTGTACTACGCTAAGCTATACGGCGGAGCGGATGCAAAGGCCTTAACCGTGATCTCCGTGATTATGCCGATATACTGGCCAGTTGCTGCCATTCATCCCTTTACGGCAATCTATACCTTCATGAATGGGTTGTTAATATCCGCGGCTTTACCGATAGGCTTTGCCGTCTACAATTTCATACGCGTACTCAAAGGCGATAATATATTCGAAGGCCTAGAGCACGAGCCTATCTGGAGGAAGATTTTAGCATGCTTCCTTGGAACGCTCTTCTACGATGTGAAGGCCAAGAAGTTCTGGATGCCGATGGAAATTGTTTCGGAGGGTAGGCGTAGGTTTACGTTCAGCATCATTGTCGACGTTGAGTCGCAGGTTGACGGGGATAGGGCGTGGCTAACGCCGGGCATACCTTTGCTAGTGTTTATAACGAGCGGCTTCGTTGTCTCCGTATTCTATGGAGACCTGTTGGGACTGATGTTTCGTAGGCTTTTTAGTATTTGA
- a CDS encoding stage II sporulation protein M: MTLGSIPIRRRLLFVIVTTLALVIVLLSGSSVTLSQEESEEIIKQVSELFRDIDVWKIFLNNFQIALLMFIPAVGTFIGGYIVYSTGIVFAAYSVQSSIPSIYLAGLAVLSPYGVLEFLGYGLATSEGLLIIYAAFKKRLRSEVKKLPLIILAVAGLLLTAAALEMLMIEAILKY, encoded by the coding sequence TTGACGCTTGGTTCTATCCCGATTAGAAGGAGGTTGCTTTTTGTCATCGTTACTACGTTGGCGTTGGTAATCGTTCTTCTGTCGGGGTCCTCGGTAACTTTAAGCCAAGAAGAGAGTGAAGAGATAATTAAGCAAGTTAGCGAACTCTTTCGAGATATAGATGTTTGGAAGATATTCCTGAATAACTTTCAGATAGCTTTGCTGATGTTTATTCCGGCAGTCGGTACTTTTATCGGAGGGTACATCGTATACTCGACAGGGATCGTCTTCGCGGCCTACTCTGTCCAGTCGAGCATACCATCCATATACCTCGCCGGGCTTGCCGTATTGTCACCCTACGGCGTTCTAGAATTCTTAGGTTACGGGCTGGCCACATCGGAGGGGTTGCTGATAATCTACGCAGCCTTTAAGAAAAGACTCAGATCTGAGGTGAAAAAACTTCCGTTAATAATTTTGGCGGTGGCTGGCTTACTGCTCACGGCAGCAGCTTTGGAGATGCTGATGATAGAAGCGATTCTCAAATACTAA
- a CDS encoding bifunctional phosphoglucose/phosphomannose isomerase, whose amino-acid sequence MRLDEPGLYERPEAKEFLAQLRTELDGFCEGMRSAEAVLLKLHHEINSVVFLGVGGSGIVGDLLSDITTRCRSVPIICHKDYSFPSYITKDALVVAVSYSGNTAETLSAMVKAYDAGLSMFAITSGGLMGKICKKLRIPMVEVRTGLLPRMAVPYMLGAAMSVLERVGAIKISTDELKNAVERARFAQQSVEVHVGLESNLAKQVASCIYDKIPFIYSHGPLSSVGYRLKCQLNENAKMLAVNQCLPEILHNDIEGWSPAVANCLTAIVLRCKDEHPAIREALDNMETVLGERFGIAVSRIVCEGNDEITKILSAMVVCDYISFYTAMMRGVDPVRVDRIKSMREGIISNVKLLEQVARRFGVEL is encoded by the coding sequence ATGAGGTTAGACGAACCTGGCTTGTACGAAAGACCTGAGGCGAAGGAGTTCCTAGCCCAGCTGAGAACGGAGTTGGATGGATTTTGTGAAGGGATGAGATCCGCCGAGGCCGTTTTGCTCAAACTACATCATGAAATAAATTCCGTTGTGTTTTTAGGTGTTGGTGGTTCTGGGATAGTCGGCGACCTTCTATCGGACATCACGACAAGATGTAGGAGCGTACCCATAATCTGTCACAAAGACTACTCCTTCCCTTCTTACATAACAAAGGACGCGTTGGTCGTCGCGGTCAGTTATTCAGGCAACACGGCTGAGACCCTGTCCGCAATGGTTAAGGCTTACGATGCAGGTTTGTCTATGTTTGCCATTACGTCAGGCGGGTTGATGGGAAAAATTTGCAAGAAGCTGAGAATACCGATGGTCGAGGTTAGAACCGGCCTGCTGCCACGAATGGCTGTACCCTACATGCTTGGTGCGGCCATGTCGGTCCTAGAAAGAGTCGGAGCCATAAAGATCTCTACGGATGAGCTTAAGAACGCGGTCGAAAGGGCCAGGTTTGCGCAACAATCCGTAGAGGTTCATGTAGGTTTGGAGTCGAACTTAGCAAAGCAGGTTGCGAGCTGCATATACGATAAGATACCATTCATATACTCTCATGGGCCCCTCTCTTCCGTCGGCTATCGTTTAAAATGCCAGCTAAATGAAAATGCCAAGATGCTGGCGGTGAATCAGTGCTTGCCAGAGATCTTACATAACGATATAGAAGGATGGAGCCCGGCGGTAGCTAACTGCTTGACTGCCATTGTGTTAAGGTGTAAAGACGAGCACCCAGCCATCAGGGAGGCTCTGGATAACATGGAGACGGTTCTAGGAGAGCGTTTCGGTATCGCCGTATCGAGAATCGTGTGCGAAGGGAACGACGAGATAACCAAGATCCTTTCTGCTATGGTTGTATGCGATTACATAAGCTTCTACACGGCAATGATGAGAGGAGTAGACCCTGTGAGGGTTGATAGGATAAAATCTATGAGGGAGGGTATAATAAGCAACGTGAAGTTGCTTGAGCAAGTTGCAAGGAGGTTTGGAGTCGAACTTTGA
- a CDS encoding nicotinamide mononucleotide deamidase-related protein yields the protein MVRKTRNKQTTFEIISIGNELLIGRVVNTNANWLAKKITEIGGFVRRITDVRDDLSEISSAVREALKRDTEWIITSGGLGPTFDDMTLIGVAKAIKRPIKLNKQAYQMIVEKYKDMFERGIIKSLEITPERRKMAELPAGAIPLRNRVGTAPGVLVKFGRQRIACLPGVPAELMDIFENELLPIIQKSIKRTYTVEKILIAKDIIESALAPAIKEVISRHPTVYIKSHPKGRESGVSIIELHLTATAPSSERIEIEIEQAVQELKEKIVALGGTVEQ from the coding sequence TTGGTTCGTAAGACTCGAAATAAACAGACTACTTTCGAGATAATAAGTATCGGAAACGAGTTGCTGATAGGCAGGGTTGTTAACACGAACGCGAACTGGTTAGCTAAAAAGATTACAGAGATCGGCGGATTCGTTAGAAGGATTACAGACGTTAGGGACGATTTATCTGAGATCTCATCGGCCGTGAGGGAGGCTCTGAAAAGGGATACGGAGTGGATAATAACGAGTGGCGGTCTTGGACCCACTTTTGACGATATGACGCTAATTGGTGTCGCTAAGGCCATAAAGAGGCCAATAAAGTTGAACAAGCAAGCGTATCAGATGATAGTGGAAAAGTACAAGGACATGTTCGAGCGCGGCATAATCAAGAGTTTGGAAATAACGCCAGAGCGGAGGAAGATGGCCGAACTTCCAGCGGGCGCCATACCCTTGAGGAATCGTGTGGGTACGGCACCAGGCGTACTTGTAAAATTCGGCCGTCAAAGGATAGCTTGCCTACCCGGCGTTCCGGCGGAGTTGATGGATATCTTTGAGAACGAGCTATTGCCGATAATCCAAAAATCAATAAAACGCACGTACACCGTCGAGAAGATACTCATAGCAAAGGACATCATAGAGTCCGCGCTAGCCCCTGCAATAAAAGAAGTTATATCAAGACATCCTACGGTTTACATAAAATCGCACCCAAAGGGTAGAGAATCCGGCGTATCCATAATAGAGTTACATCTGACGGCGACCGCTCCCTCCTCTGAGAGGATCGAAATAGAGATAGAACAGGCCGTGCAGGAGCTAAAGGAAAAAATAGTGGCGTTGGGCGGAACTGTCGAGCAATGA
- a CDS encoding DUF3786 domain-containing protein: protein MLGHRTIKMPDNLIAVETKKAFAELSQRNLDDVARKCAVAYIPPRESSAKGRFIITFLNRTYSVEVSEERVVDLLTDKPAAVNVQYIILKYLVTGDGTPLSATWVNYKDIAGATPYIREFEDFVLKRLVKRFGNMVDAYEYACKILGGKREKLGGVSFSFLILPRVRILCQLWAAEKQEYVPAVANVSFSANSEKFLPARELGMASLLLVDMLEKEANKYAQPERF from the coding sequence ATGTTGGGACACCGCACGATTAAGATGCCTGACAACCTTATAGCTGTTGAAACTAAGAAAGCATTCGCTGAGTTGTCCCAGAGAAATCTTGATGACGTTGCCAGAAAATGCGCTGTCGCATACATACCTCCCCGTGAGTCGAGTGCCAAAGGTAGGTTCATAATAACCTTCCTCAACAGGACGTACTCAGTCGAGGTTTCTGAAGAGCGCGTCGTTGACCTACTGACCGACAAACCCGCGGCCGTAAACGTTCAGTATATAATCCTCAAATACCTCGTAACCGGCGATGGTACGCCGCTAAGCGCTACATGGGTTAACTATAAAGACATTGCCGGAGCAACTCCATACATCAGGGAGTTTGAAGATTTTGTTTTAAAACGGTTAGTCAAGAGGTTCGGCAATATGGTGGACGCATACGAATACGCCTGCAAAATACTGGGCGGAAAGCGGGAAAAATTGGGAGGCGTAAGTTTTTCTTTCCTAATACTTCCGAGAGTCCGAATACTTTGTCAGCTTTGGGCGGCCGAGAAGCAGGAGTACGTACCGGCGGTGGCTAATGTCTCGTTTAGCGCAAATTCTGAAAAGTTCCTTCCTGCTCGTGAACTTGGTATGGCGTCGCTGTTGTTGGTGGATATGTTAGAAAAAGAAGCGAACAAATACGCGCAACCTGAACGTTTTTAA